The following coding sequences lie in one Arachis ipaensis cultivar K30076 chromosome B03, Araip1.1, whole genome shotgun sequence genomic window:
- the LOC107630751 gene encoding uncharacterized protein LOC107630751 isoform X1, whose amino-acid sequence MKCRSVACIWSGTPFPHRVTAVAAFSSPPSLFTSGSDGSIIWWSISPQVKAVALLCGHAASITDLSTCSPLPVEEEAAAADHGDAGGGGGGERGSSDLAVNCSSSSNFSSALVSACSDGFLCVWSKSSGHCRCRRKLPPWVGTPRIIRPLPSRPRYVCIACSYMEQSVEGNEETHPRKPSKCTIVVVDTYSLSITQTLFHGNLSIGPVRFMALVLGDSDEKGYSVLVADSAGKRQMVSISDDPLDRGEPHKETSQLESSFYSDGLSGVDRVVSVLTYRGIVAYVLENRCEFKLLSSDTTIGEVSFDSNLICLDGHLNQTHIVGGLFLESDDAGNSVNFVESSNLISVTFVVWNNIGSAVIYKIMNQNDVFQCEPHSEIPATPCQSDMRLSVIFLQINHYLVCIKSICFHFEEPLLWRPHVTIWSLHSFDDKPGKLYRQYRMISDGESFVHCFGKSTQLEGLDSLEAKSFDQNQSSEDINTIHVDNISDYCANKGKMVSSSMIISENLFTPYAVVYGFVSGEIELLRFDLFQGICFNDASSNPDEKSITCKQHFSGHTGAVLCLAAHQMMGNANGQNLKRVLVSGSADCTIRIWDLDTSRLIMVMHHHVAPLRQIILPPSLTGHPWSDCFLSVGEDACVALVSIETLRVERMFPGHVNYPSKVVWDGSRGYIACLCQTHYGTSDATDVLYIWDVKTGSRERVLRGTAAHSMFNHFCKNISMNSISGKLLNGNTSVSSLLLPVIDDARLSNSPVNLSENSLTSSKSSPNISNMTELNYSRRNGGKGNSPKPTSSSLFNLWGNKLPVKCACPFPGVVSLSFDLASLMLSYWGNEFMENGNYNLKKQEVQGQNSGDQYEEYLLRYSLSILHLWNVDSDLDNLLISDMKLRKPENFIVGSGLQGDKGSLTLTFPGLSATLELWKSSSEFCAMRSLTMVSLAQRLVSLSRSGSAASSALAAFYTRNFMEKFSDMKPPSLQLLVAFWQDESEHVRLAARSIFHCAASHAIPLPLCNTKPPESTKTSSQSGSRGKSISPRSEKQGISHVEESNIVAWLESFEVQDWISCVGGTSQDAMTSHIIVAAALAIWYPSLVKPSLATLVVHPLMKLAMAMNEKYSSTAAELLAEGMESTWKGCMASEIPHLIVDIFFQVELSGPTAKEIPASSFAIKKTLVEVLLPSLAMVDIPGFLSVIERQIWSTASDSSVHLVSLLTLIRIMRGSPRNLAQFLDKVVNFILHTVDPSNSVMRKACYQTSMTTLKEVVRVYPMVAVNDSWTRLAVGDVIGEISTSSIRVYDMQSVTMIKVLDASGPPGLPSLLTPASGTMLTAAISALSFSPDGEGLVAFSEHGLMIRWWSLGSVWWEKLSRNFIPVQCTKLIFVPPWEGFSPNSSRSSIIANILENDRKLSVLDNARDSNHGDSMKQLLHNLDLTYRLEWVGDRKILLTRHGQELGTFQL is encoded by the exons ATGAAGTGCCGATCGGTGGCTTGCATTTGGTCTGGCACCCCCTTCCCCCACCGTGTCACCGCCGTCGCCGCCTTCTCCTCCCCGCCCTCCCTCTTCACCTCCGGATCCGATGGCTCCATCATCTGGTGGTCCATTTCCCCC CAAGTTAAAGCAGTGGCCCTCTTGTGCGGTCACGCAGCTTCCATCACTGATCTTAGCACTTGCAGCCCTCTTCCCGTCGAAGAAGAAGCTGCTGCCGCCGATCATGGtgatgctggtggtggtggtggtggtgaacgTGGTTCGAGTGATTTAGCGGTGAATTGTAGTTCAAGTAGTAATTTTAGTAGCGCCTTGGTAAGCGCTTGTTCTGATGGGTTCTTGTGTGTTTGGAGTAAAAGCAGTGGACATTGCCGTTGCCGGAGGAAACTGCCACCTTGGGTCGGAACACCGCGCATCATTCGGCCGTTGCCCTCGAGGCCGAGATATGTGTGCATTGCTTGTTCCTACATGGAACAATCTGTGGAGGGAAATGAAGAGACTCACCCCAGGAAGCCTTCTAAATGTACCATTGTTGTTGTAGACACGTACTCGCTTTCCATTACTCAGACTTTGTTTCATGGGAATTTATCTATCGGTCCAGTTAGGTTTATGGCTTTAGTGTTAGGTGATAGTGATGAAAAGGGGTATTCTGTACTTGTGGCTGATTCTGCTGGCAAAAGGCAAATGGTTTCGATATCAGATGACCCCCTTGATCGTGGGGAACCACACAAGGAAACATCTCAGTTGGAGAGTTCTTTTTACTCTGACGGATTGAGTGGTGTGGATCGTGTTGTTTCAGTTTTAACTTACAGGGGTATTGTTGCTTATGTGCTGGAAAATCGCTGTGAATTCAAGTTATTGTCAAGTGATACTACCATTGGAGAGGTTTCCTTTGACAGCAATCTGATCTGTTTAGATGGGCATTTGAATCAAACACATATTGTGGGTGGCCTTTTTCTTGAAAGTGATGATGCAGGGAATTCAGTCAATTTTGTTGAAAGCAGCAACTTGATATCAGTAACTTTTGTTGTTTGGAATAATATAGGGTCTGCAGTTATCTATAAGATAATGAATCAGAATGATGTTTTTCAATGTGAACCTCATTCTGAGATTCCTGCTACTCCTTGTCAATCTGATATGAGATTATCTGTTATTTTCCTACAAATAAATCATTATCTTGTCTGCATCAAGTCAATTTGCTTTCATTTTGAGGAACCTTTGCTATGGAGACCACATGTCACAATCTGGTCACTGCATAGTTTTGATGATAAGCCTGGTAAATTATACCGTCAATACAGGATGATCAGTGATGGTGAATCTTTCGTGCACTGTTTTGGGAAGTCTACTCAGCTTGAAGGACTGGATAGTCTAGAGGCTAAATCTTTTGATCAAAATCAAAGTTCAGAAGATATAAACACCATTCATGTTGATAACATTAGTGATTATTGTGCTAACAAGGGAAAGATGGTCTCTTCTTCCATGATTATCTCTGAGAACCTCTTCACTCCTTATGCTGTTGTATATGGTTTTGTAAGCGGAGAAATAGAGCTTCTAAGATTTGATCTGTTTCAAGGGATTTGCTTTAATGATGCAAGTTCCAACCCTGATGAAAAGTCTATCACATGCAAGCAGCACTTTTCAGGACATACAGGCGCTGTACTTTGTTTGGCAGCACATCAAATGATGGGTAATGCCAATGGCCAAAATCTAAAACGGGTTTTGGTGTCTGGAAGTGCGGATTGTACAATTCGTATATGGGATCTTGACACTAGCCGTCTTATTATGGTAATGCATCATCATGTGGCTCCATTACGTCAAATTATTCTTCCCCCATCTTTGACTGGACATCCTTGGAGTGACTGCTTCCTCTCAGTTGGAGAGGATGCATGTGTAGCTCTTGTTTCTATAGAGACTCTGCGGGTGGAGAGAATGTTCCCTGGACATGTGAACTATCCATCAAAAGTTGTATGGGATGGATCAAGAGGTTATATTGCCTGTCTCTGTCAAACACATTATGGAACTTCTGATGCTACTGATGTGTTGTACATTTGGGATGTAAAGACAGGTTCTCGCGAGCGAGTCCTGCGTGGGACAGCTGCGCATTCAATGTTTAATCACTTTTGTAAAAACATTAGCATGAATTCCATATCTGGCAAATTGCTGAATGGAAATACATCAGTTTCTTCTTTACTTCTTCCGGTAATTGATGATGCAAGGCTCTCTAACTCCCCTGTCAACCTGTCAGAGAACTCACTCACTTCTTCAAAGTCATCACCGAATATTTCAAACATGACTGAGTTGAATTATTCCAGAAGAAATGGAGGCAAAGGAAATTCACCAAAGCCAACTTCATCTTCTCTGTTTAATCTCTGGGGTAACAAGCTTCCTGTCAAATGCGCATGCCCTTTTCCTGGCGTTGTGTCTCTGAGTTTTGATCTTGCCTCGCTGATGCTCTCTTATTGGGGGAATGAATTCATGGAAAATGGTAATTACAATTTGAAGAAGCAAGAAGTTCAGGGTCAAAATTCTGGCGACCAGTATGAAGAATACTTGCTTCGATATAGCCTGTCTATTTTACATTTATGGAATGTAGACAGTGACCTTGATAACTTGCTGATAAGTGACATGAAGCTGAGGAAACCAGAGAATTTTATAGTAGGTTCAGGTCTACAGGGGGATAAAGGATCATTGACATTGACCTTTCCTGGTCTGAGTGCTACTCTAGAG CTCTGGAAATCGTCATCTGAGTTTTGTGCAATGAGATCATTGACAATGGTATCCCTTGCCCAACGTCTGGTTAGCTTATCTCGCTCTGGCTCAGCAGCAAGCAG TGCTTTAGCAGCATTCTATACCCGCAATTTCATGGAAAAGTTTTCAGATATGAAGCCACCTTCATTACAG CTTCTGGTGGCCTTTTGGCAAGATGAGAGTGAACATGTGCGCTTAGCAGCACGCTCTATATTTCATTGTGCTGCCTCTCATGCTATTCCACTACCTCTATGCAATACAAAACCACCTGAGTCAACTAAGACAAGCTCCCAATCTGGAAGTAGAGGCAAAAGCATATCTCCTAGGTCAGAAAAACAAGGAATTTCCCATGTTGAAGAATCCAATATAGTTGCTTGGTTGGAATCATTTGAAGTGCAAGATTGGATTTCTTGTGTTGGGGGAACAAGTCAAGATGCTATGACATCTCACATAATTGTTGCTGCTGCATTGGCTATCTGGTATCCTAGTCTTGTAAAGCCAAGTCTTGCCACCTTAGTTGTTCATCCACTGATGAAGTTGGCTATGGCCATGAATGAGAAATATAGCTCCACTGCGGCCGAGCTCCTTGCAGAGGGCATGGAGAGTACATGGAAAGGATGCATGGCCTCTGAGATACCTCATCTGATTGTGGATATTTTTTTCCAAGTAGAGTTGAGTGGTCCAACTGCCAAAGAAATTCCAGCTTCATCATTTGCTATTAAAAAGACTTTGGTTGAAGTTCTTCTTCCAAGTTTAGCTATGGTTGATATACCAGGTTTTTTGTCTGTAATAGAGAGACAGATTTGGTCTACTGCATCTGATTCGTCTGTCCACTTGGTGTCCCTCTTGACTCTTATAAGGATTATGCGTGGTTCTCCAAGAAACTTGGCTCAATTCCTTGACAAG GTGGTAAACTTCATTTTACATACTGTAGATCCTAGCAACTCAGTTATGCGGAAAGCATGTTACCAGACTTCAATGACAACTTTAAAGGAGGTTGTACGTGTGTATCCTATGGTTGCTGTCAATGATTCATGGACAAGACTTGCAGTTGGGGATGTGATTGGTGAAATTAGCACCTCAAGCATTAGGGTCTATGATATGCAAAG TGTGACAATGATAAAGGTTTTGGATGCAAGTGGGCCTCCTGGACTTCCAAGTTTGCTCACACCAGCATCAGGAACAATGTTAACTGCTGCAATTTCAGCTCTTAGCTTTTCTCCTGATGGAGAG GGGCTAGTTGCTTTCTCTGAACATGGGCTAATGATTAGATGGTGGTCACTAGGATCTGTCTGGTGGGAGAAACTGAGCCGGAACTTTATTCCTGTCCAGTGCACCAAACTTATATTTGTCCCGCCATGGGAGGGATTCTCACCTAATTCATCCAGGTCAAGCATAATCGCCAACATTTTGGAAAATGACAGGAAGCTGAGTGTtctg GACAATGCTAGGGATTCAAATCACGGGGACAGTATGAAACAATTGCTTCATAATCTGGACCTTACTTATAGGCTAGAATGGGTAGGTGATAGGAAAATACTCCTTACAAGACATGGCCAGGAATTGGGCACTTTTCAGTTATAA